Proteins found in one Ovis aries strain OAR_USU_Benz2616 breed Rambouillet chromosome 19, ARS-UI_Ramb_v3.0, whole genome shotgun sequence genomic segment:
- the LOC121817232 gene encoding large ribosomal subunit protein uL23-like, with translation MKMAPKAKKEAPAPPKAEAKAKALKAKRAVLKGVHSHKKKKIRTSPTFRRPKTLRLRRQPKYPRKSAPRRNKLDHYAIIKFPLTTESAMKKMEDNNTLVFIVDVKTNKHQIKQAVKKLYDIDVAKVNTLIRPDGEKKAYVRLAPDYDALDVANKIGII, from the coding sequence ATGAAGATGGCGCCGAAGGCGAAGAAGGAAGCCCCTGCCCCTCCTAAagctgaagccaaagcaaaagcttTGAAGGCCAAGAGAGCAGTGTTGAAAGGTGTCCACagccacaagaaaaagaagatccGGACGTCACCCACCTTCCGGCGGCCCAAAACGCTGCGGCTCAGGAGGCAGCCCAAATATCCTCGGAAGAGCGCCCCTAGGAGAAACAAACTTGACCACTATGCTATCATCAAATTCCCCCTCACCACCGAGTCAGCCATGAAGAAAATGGAAGACAATAACACACTGGTGTTCATTGTGGATGTCAAGACCAACAAACACCAAATCAAACAGGCTGTGAAGAAGCTCTATGACATTGACGTGGCCAAGGTCAATACTCTGATCAGGCCTGATGGAGAGAAGAAGGCATATGTTCGACTGGCTCCTGACTATGATGCTTTGGATGTTGCCAACAAAATTGGAATCATCTAA